From a single Campylobacter concisus genomic region:
- a CDS encoding 50S ribosomal protein L23 yields MADITDIKTIIYTEKTLGLQEQGVVVIQTSPRVTKNSLKAVLQEYFGVTPVRVNSLRISGKVKRFRGRAGQRDEIKKFYVKLPEGVSLENTEA; encoded by the coding sequence ATGGCGGATATAACTGATATCAAAACAATTATTTATACAGAAAAAACTCTAGGCCTTCAAGAACAAGGCGTTGTTGTTATCCAAACTTCACCAAGAGTTACAAAAAACAGCTTAAAAGCGGTTTTACAAGAGTATTTTGGAGTAACGCCTGTTCGCGTAAATTCACTTAGAATTAGCGGCAAAGTTAAGCGTTTTAGAGGAAGAGCAGGTCAGCGTGACGAGATAAAGAAATTCTACGTTAAGTTACCTGAAGGCGTAAGCCTAGAAAATACG
- the rplD gene encoding 50S ribosomal protein L4, translating into MSKIHVLNDKFENSGELELPASYAEVNPHNLYLYVKSYLAGIRANSAHTKSRAFVSGGGKKPWRQKGRGGARAGSTRTNVWVGGAVAFGPTNEKNYFQKVNKKQKRLALEYALAVKAQDGKIFAVDSISIESGKTKDAANIIKNLKVKDALIVKDLLDDKTLLAFRNLANCYVVDANEVNAYLVSTFSSVIIEKAALKTITKEG; encoded by the coding sequence ATGAGTAAAATTCACGTATTAAACGATAAATTTGAAAATTCAGGCGAGTTAGAGCTTCCTGCAAGCTACGCTGAAGTAAATCCGCATAACCTATATCTTTATGTAAAATCTTACCTTGCTGGTATAAGAGCAAATTCGGCTCATACTAAAAGCCGTGCTTTTGTAAGCGGTGGTGGTAAAAAACCATGGAGACAAAAAGGACGTGGTGGTGCAAGAGCGGGTTCAACTAGAACTAACGTTTGGGTAGGCGGTGCAGTTGCATTTGGTCCAACAAACGAGAAAAACTATTTTCAAAAAGTCAATAAAAAACAAAAAAGACTAGCTCTTGAGTACGCTTTGGCAGTAAAAGCACAAGATGGTAAAATTTTCGCAGTAGATAGCATCTCAATCGAGTCTGGAAAGACAAAAGATGCAGCTAATATCATCAAAAATTTAAAAGTAAAAGACGCGCTTATCGTTAAAGATTTACTAGACGATAAAACACTACTTGCTTTTAGAAATTTAGCAAACTGCTATGTAGTAGATGCAAATGAGGTAAATGCTTATCTTGTCTCTACATTTAGTTCGGTTATTATTGAAAAAGCTGCACTAAAAACTATAACAAAAGAGGGCTAA
- the rplC gene encoding 50S ribosomal protein L3: MEYIVEKIGMSRTIATKSTPVTLLKLVEAKVCEIDENKRAIVAYAHTKANNKAIAGQQKKYNLTAEFNKFATLEVANSEVGNLDFTPLNEAKILKVSFNSKGRGYQGVVKRHGFGGGPKSHGSRFHRRHGSIGNCEWPGRVQPGMKMAGHMGNEKVTVKNELISFDAQNGIVVVKGCVPGHNGAMGKIRIVK; this comes from the coding sequence ATGGAATATATTGTAGAAAAAATAGGCATGAGTAGAACGATTGCCACGAAGAGTACGCCAGTTACACTACTTAAGCTAGTTGAGGCTAAAGTATGTGAGATCGACGAAAACAAACGTGCTATCGTAGCGTATGCCCACACTAAAGCAAACAACAAAGCTATCGCTGGTCAGCAAAAGAAATACAATCTGACTGCAGAATTTAACAAATTTGCTACGCTTGAAGTAGCTAATAGCGAAGTTGGAAACCTAGACTTTACACCATTAAATGAGGCTAAAATTTTAAAAGTTAGCTTTAACTCAAAAGGTAGAGGCTACCAAGGTGTGGTAAAAAGACATGGTTTCGGTGGTGGTCCAAAAAGCCACGGCTCACGTTTCCACAGACGCCACGGTTCAATTGGTAACTGCGAATGGCCAGGTCGTGTTCAACCAGGTATGAAAATGGCAGGACACATGGGCAATGAGAAAGTTACTGTTAAAAACGAGCTAATAAGCTTTGACGCTCAAAATGGCATCGTAGTTGTAAAAGGTTGCGTTCCTGGTCACAATGGTGCAATGGGTAAAATAAGGATTGTAAAATGA
- the rpsJ gene encoding 30S ribosomal protein S10, translating to MERIRLKLKAYDHRVLDRTVAAIVEAVKRTGADVRGPVPMPTKIKRYTVLKSPHINKDSREQFEMRIHARMLDIVAATPETVDSLTKLDLAPEVNVEVRAMK from the coding sequence ATGGAAAGAATCAGGTTAAAGCTAAAAGCTTACGACCATAGAGTTCTAGACCGCACTGTTGCAGCAATCGTAGAAGCTGTCAAACGAACAGGTGCCGACGTTCGTGGCCCGGTACCAATGCCTACAAAGATCAAACGCTATACAGTCTTAAAATCTCCACACATCAACAAAGACTCACGTGAGCAGTTTGAGATGAGAATACACGCTCGTATGCTTGACATCGTAGCTGCTACTCCAGAAACTGTAGATAGCCTAACAAAACTCGACCTAGCTCCAGAAGTTAATGTCGAAGTTCGTGCGATGAAATAA